The following proteins come from a genomic window of Gimesia chilikensis:
- a CDS encoding chemotaxis response regulator protein-glutamate methylesterase gives MSPQPIRVLIVDDSAVIRGLISKSLEQEPEIIVAGTAMNGERALSWMRTNPVDVVILDVEMPVMDGLTALQRIQCDFPDVPVIMASGLTSQGAKTTVKALSLGAVGCVAKPQTASAAESIRVLSRELVMMIKAVAGKRSSTTQAVTPSASLRREAPAASPASTPLFKRNIKFYKQPEVLVIGTSTGGPKALAELMPQIPVDFPMPILIVQHMPPGFTEILASHIQKDSGRITVEAKHDQPLESNKTYVAPGGSHMLIGEKNGQKVTLINQAPPEHFCRPSVNPLFRTAAEHYGSATLAVMLTGMGEDGIEGSHEVARVGGTIIAQDEASSVVWGMPAAVVMAGLADKVLPLSEIAAEIKSHCLVRA, from the coding sequence ATGTCCCCACAACCGATTCGTGTTTTAATCGTAGATGATTCAGCTGTCATTCGCGGCCTGATTTCCAAGTCTCTTGAGCAAGAGCCCGAAATCATCGTTGCTGGTACTGCGATGAACGGGGAACGGGCTTTGAGTTGGATGCGTACGAATCCTGTGGATGTCGTGATCCTCGATGTTGAGATGCCTGTCATGGATGGATTGACAGCATTACAGAGAATTCAGTGTGACTTTCCGGATGTTCCTGTGATCATGGCCAGTGGTCTGACCAGTCAGGGGGCGAAAACTACGGTCAAAGCGCTTTCACTGGGCGCTGTAGGATGTGTTGCAAAACCGCAGACGGCAAGTGCAGCGGAAAGTATTCGAGTACTCTCTCGCGAATTGGTCATGATGATCAAGGCGGTAGCTGGCAAACGCAGTTCCACAACTCAGGCGGTCACTCCTTCTGCTTCTTTGAGGAGGGAGGCCCCTGCTGCTTCTCCTGCTTCAACTCCGTTGTTTAAGCGAAATATCAAGTTTTACAAGCAACCAGAAGTACTTGTGATTGGGACCAGCACTGGTGGTCCCAAGGCTCTAGCTGAATTAATGCCACAGATACCAGTTGATTTCCCGATGCCGATTCTGATCGTACAGCACATGCCTCCTGGGTTTACAGAAATTCTGGCTTCTCACATTCAGAAGGATAGCGGGCGAATCACTGTAGAAGCAAAGCACGATCAACCATTGGAGTCGAATAAGACATACGTTGCCCCTGGAGGCAGTCATATGCTTATAGGTGAAAAGAATGGTCAGAAAGTAACATTGATCAATCAGGCGCCTCCAGAGCATTTCTGTCGTCCCTCTGTCAATCCCTTATTCCGAACAGCTGCAGAACACTATGGAAGCGCCACTCTGGCTGTGATGCTGACAGGTATGGGGGAAGATGGAATCGAGGGAAGTCACGAGGTTGCTCGTGTCGGCGGGACAATCATCGCTCAGGACGAAGCTTCCAGTGTTGTCTGGGGTATGCCTGCAGCTGTCGTCATGGCAGGACTGGCAGACAAAGTATTGCCCCTCTCAGAGATTGCCGCAGAAATCAAATCTCATTGCCTGGTCCGTGCCTGA
- a CDS encoding alpha/beta hydrolase: MHLSSCTASNCHQFQEPLMPVHPQVARYLDEIAQIDLPPFEEMTPEFVRSTLTPSPEPHLPAAQIENIFIPVGDSQIEARIYTPANTPDATHPDKWPALIYFHGGGWVMGTLDAYDGLCQDLAGNAGCKVISVDYRMAPEYPYPIPCQDAFTATHWITDQADALHLDRSRIAIGGDSAGGNLATAVALKAREVENISLNYQLLVYPVTNYSFDTESYHKYATNYFLTRKAMQWFWDQYLPDESSGREIYASPLRCKELAGLPEALVITAGYDPLYTEVVQYVEQMQASGVAVTHINFEDMIHGFFRRSDVFDRAYEAVQLAGHHLKQVFTRN, from the coding sequence TTGCATTTATCGAGTTGCACCGCCTCTAACTGCCATCAATTTCAGGAACCTCTAATGCCAGTCCATCCCCAGGTTGCACGTTACCTAGATGAAATTGCTCAGATAGATTTACCTCCGTTTGAAGAGATGACTCCGGAGTTCGTCCGCTCAACATTAACTCCCTCACCTGAACCCCATTTACCAGCAGCTCAGATTGAAAACATTTTTATTCCCGTCGGTGACTCCCAGATCGAAGCTCGAATATATACTCCTGCAAATACCCCTGATGCCACTCACCCGGATAAGTGGCCCGCGCTGATTTATTTTCACGGCGGGGGCTGGGTCATGGGAACCCTCGATGCCTATGATGGACTATGTCAGGATCTGGCTGGAAACGCTGGTTGTAAAGTGATCTCTGTTGATTACCGGATGGCTCCGGAATACCCGTACCCCATTCCCTGTCAGGATGCATTCACTGCAACACATTGGATTACAGATCAGGCAGATGCTTTACATCTCGATCGTAGTCGAATTGCGATTGGAGGTGATAGTGCCGGCGGGAACCTCGCCACAGCAGTCGCCCTCAAAGCTCGGGAAGTAGAGAACATCAGTTTAAATTACCAGTTGCTGGTTTATCCCGTAACGAATTATTCTTTTGACACCGAGTCCTATCATAAATATGCGACAAATTATTTTCTGACCAGAAAAGCAATGCAGTGGTTTTGGGACCAATATCTGCCTGACGAATCATCGGGGCGAGAAATCTATGCTTCCCCATTGCGCTGTAAAGAGTTGGCGGGACTTCCCGAGGCCCTGGTGATTACTGCGGGATATGATCCTCTCTACACTGAAGTGGTACAGTACGTCGAACAAATGCAGGCTTCGGGAGTCGCTGTGACCCATATCAATTTTGAAGATATGATTCATGGATTTTTCCGGCGTTCTGATGTCTTCGACCGTGCGTATGAAGCCGTACAACTGGCTGGTCATCATCTAAAGCAGGTTTTTACTCGCAATTGA
- a CDS encoding ABC transporter permease yields MFRGSLIFTNFALKKDVQLKKIHLFRFASIGLVFILFFSSWLSSARIGSPGLDFFTKIVWLNFWLVTLAGIGIFSTAITEEKEEETLPLLKLAGISSLGLLLGKSTVRAVRIILLILAQLPFLILAVALGGITPLQIFATLLAMVAYVILISNLALLCSVYARRSGTAIALVMILLFFLFVLPILLSETFANLQSRGLIDSQGFIAQGIESIHHLSQQISVIERFQTILQVGFKESVLSMQVVSNIMIGVVAFFAAWACFEPWSLRTDAGRVSNPKPSLKTRLRNSRPGQMAFVWKEFQFNSGGKQAFILKLVIYPLLVVLITAGGMFLDGFSSVSFISSYSWRGMMSTSLLLLSAGFIVESTLYVSQMFRNEHRQKMLPLMLLLPHSLSRIIYEKTVGLSLALIPVASGILLIVILAPDSLLEMVDISWQVYIPLIMVQYIVFLHLLAYYSLVVRWGALAIAIGSLILLQACLTPFLQIMYFFFHFSIGANGIIMPAFYLSLISCVVLQFLISGKLRQIAAEE; encoded by the coding sequence ATGTTTCGCGGATCTTTGATCTTCACCAATTTTGCACTCAAGAAAGATGTACAACTCAAGAAAATACATCTATTTCGATTTGCGAGCATTGGTCTCGTATTTATCCTTTTTTTTTCTTCGTGGCTCAGCAGTGCACGCATTGGTTCTCCGGGGCTTGATTTTTTTACAAAAATTGTCTGGCTCAATTTCTGGCTGGTGACTCTTGCTGGAATTGGGATTTTTTCTACCGCGATTACTGAAGAAAAAGAAGAAGAAACACTGCCGTTGCTCAAGCTGGCTGGCATTAGTTCTCTGGGATTACTCCTGGGAAAATCGACTGTCAGAGCAGTCCGTATCATTTTACTGATCCTGGCACAGTTGCCGTTTCTGATTCTGGCCGTCGCACTGGGAGGAATTACCCCCCTTCAGATATTTGCAACACTTTTGGCGATGGTGGCATATGTCATACTGATTTCAAATCTGGCACTACTTTGTTCTGTATATGCCAGACGTTCGGGGACTGCGATTGCCCTCGTAATGATCCTGCTTTTTTTCCTGTTCGTGCTACCAATACTGCTTTCAGAAACGTTTGCAAATCTGCAATCTCGTGGATTGATTGATTCTCAGGGGTTTATCGCTCAGGGGATTGAATCGATTCATCATCTGAGTCAGCAGATTTCCGTTATTGAACGTTTTCAAACAATACTGCAGGTGGGATTTAAAGAGTCGGTTCTCAGCATGCAGGTTGTAAGTAATATTATGATAGGTGTTGTCGCTTTTTTTGCTGCCTGGGCCTGTTTTGAGCCCTGGTCCCTTCGTACTGATGCAGGACGGGTTAGCAATCCAAAGCCAAGTCTGAAAACGCGTCTTCGTAACAGTCGTCCCGGGCAGATGGCATTTGTGTGGAAAGAGTTTCAGTTTAATTCTGGAGGCAAGCAGGCATTTATTCTCAAACTGGTTATCTATCCTCTACTGGTTGTGCTCATCACAGCGGGAGGGATGTTTCTGGATGGTTTTTCTTCCGTATCATTTATCTCGTCATACAGTTGGCGAGGAATGATGAGTACATCGCTGTTGTTACTTAGTGCAGGGTTTATAGTCGAAAGTACTCTATACGTTTCACAGATGTTTCGAAATGAGCACAGACAAAAGATGCTGCCATTAATGCTTTTACTTCCACATTCTCTCTCGAGGATTATTTATGAAAAAACTGTGGGGCTAAGTCTGGCACTCATTCCAGTTGCCAGTGGGATCCTTCTGATAGTAATACTGGCACCTGACAGTCTACTGGAAATGGTCGACATCAGCTGGCAGGTTTACATCCCACTGATCATGGTCCAATATATCGTCTTTTTACATCTGCTGGCTTACTATTCCCTGGTAGTGCGCTGGGGCGCGCTGGCGATTGCAATTGGTAGCTTGATCCTACTGCAGGCCTGTCTGACACCGTTTTTGCAGATAATGTATTTTTTCTTTCATTTCTCAATCGGCGCAAACGGTATTATCATGCCAGCGTTTTATCTGAGTTTGATCAGTTGTGTTGTCTTGCAGTTCCTGATTTCAGGTAAACTGCGTCAGATCGCAGCAGAGGAGTAA